In Falco biarmicus isolate bFalBia1 chromosome 5, bFalBia1.pri, whole genome shotgun sequence, a single genomic region encodes these proteins:
- the KCTD17 gene encoding BTB/POZ domain-containing protein KCTD17 isoform X2, which translates to MRMEVGEEKQGAVGLDCTWDIPPPTGTQAKWVRLNVGGTVFLTTRQTLCREQKSFLCRLCQGEELQSDRDETGAYLIDRDPTYFGPILNFLRHGKLVLDKDMAEEGVLEEAEFYNIGPLIRIIKDRLEEKDYTVTQVPPKHVYRVLQCQEEELTQMVSTMSDGWCFEQLVNIGSSYNYGNEDQTEFLCVVSKELYNSPSGLSSEPSHKAKSTEEDLEEEEQDVEEEAEAEAEAEEKAVTSQRSEDVIPTLYSSLFISCSYLCFCTAVDDGPFLPVTPPSPLHSSHAAILFTNSPQRPEPPALEE; encoded by the exons ATGAGGATGGAGGTCGGAGAGGAGAAGCAGGGTGCTGTAGGGCTAGACTGTACCTGGGACATTCCACCACCTACTGGCACCCAGGCCAAGTGGGTGAGGCTCAATGTGGGGGGCACCGTCTTCCTCACCACCAGGCAGACCCTGTGTCGGGAGCAGAAATCTTTCCTGTGTCGCTTGTGCCAGGGCGAGGAGCTGCAGTCGGACCGG GATGAGACTGGTGCATACCTAATAGACCGGGACCCCACTTACTTTGGACCCATCCTGAATTTCCTCCGTCATGGGAAACTGGTCCTGGATAAAGATATGGCTGAAGAGG GGGTCCTAGAAGAAGCTGAGTTCTATAACATTGGTCCTTTAATCCGAATAATCAAGGATCGACTGGAGGAGAAGGACTACACAGTAACTCAG GTGCCTCCTAAGCATGTCTACCGTGTGCTGCAGTGCCAGGAAGAGGAGCTCACTCAGATGGTTTCCACTATGTCAGATGGATGGTGCTTTGAGCAG CTTGTGAACATTGGCTCATCCTATAACTATGGGAATGAGGATCAAACAGAGTTCCTGTGCGTGGTCTCCAAAGAGCTGTACAACTCCCCCAGTGGCCTGAGCTCTGAGCCCAGCCACAAAGCCAAG AGCACAGAGGAGGacctggaggaggaagagcaggatgtggaggaggaggcagaggcagaagcagaagcagaggagaaag CTGTTACAAGCCAGAGGTCTGAGGATGTGATCCCAACACTCTACTCcagcctttttatttcttgttcatATCTTTGCTTTTGTACTGCAGTGGATGATGGCCCCTTCCTCCCAGTgacaccccccagcccccttcacTCTTCACATGCAGCAATTCTTTTCACAAACTCGCCTCAGAGGCCTGAGCCTCCTGCCCTAGAGGAGTAG
- the KCTD17 gene encoding BTB/POZ domain-containing protein KCTD17 isoform X1, protein MRMEVGEEKQGAVGLDCTWDIPPPTGTQAKWVRLNVGGTVFLTTRQTLCREQKSFLCRLCQGEELQSDRDETGAYLIDRDPTYFGPILNFLRHGKLVLDKDMAEEGVLEEAEFYNIGPLIRIIKDRLEEKDYTVTQVPPKHVYRVLQCQEEELTQMVSTMSDGWCFEQLVNIGSSYNYGNEDQTEFLCVVSKELYNSPSGLSSEPSHKAKKELPWLILQVSPLFLPFVLHAGPQSTEEDLEEEEQDVEEEAEAEAEAEEKAVTSQRSEDVIPTLYSSLFISCSYLCFCTAVDDGPFLPVTPPSPLHSSHAAILFTNSPQRPEPPALEE, encoded by the exons ATGAGGATGGAGGTCGGAGAGGAGAAGCAGGGTGCTGTAGGGCTAGACTGTACCTGGGACATTCCACCACCTACTGGCACCCAGGCCAAGTGGGTGAGGCTCAATGTGGGGGGCACCGTCTTCCTCACCACCAGGCAGACCCTGTGTCGGGAGCAGAAATCTTTCCTGTGTCGCTTGTGCCAGGGCGAGGAGCTGCAGTCGGACCGG GATGAGACTGGTGCATACCTAATAGACCGGGACCCCACTTACTTTGGACCCATCCTGAATTTCCTCCGTCATGGGAAACTGGTCCTGGATAAAGATATGGCTGAAGAGG GGGTCCTAGAAGAAGCTGAGTTCTATAACATTGGTCCTTTAATCCGAATAATCAAGGATCGACTGGAGGAGAAGGACTACACAGTAACTCAG GTGCCTCCTAAGCATGTCTACCGTGTGCTGCAGTGCCAGGAAGAGGAGCTCACTCAGATGGTTTCCACTATGTCAGATGGATGGTGCTTTGAGCAG CTTGTGAACATTGGCTCATCCTATAACTATGGGAATGAGGATCAAACAGAGTTCCTGTGCGTGGTCTCCAAAGAGCTGTACAACTCCCCCAGTGGCCTGAGCTCTGAGCCCAGCCACAAAGCCAAG AAAGAACTGCCATGGCTCATCTTGCAAGTATCTCcactctttcttccctttgtcCTGCATGCTGGGCCACAGAGCACAGAGGAGGacctggaggaggaagagcaggatgtggaggaggaggcagaggcagaagcagaagcagaggagaaag CTGTTACAAGCCAGAGGTCTGAGGATGTGATCCCAACACTCTACTCcagcctttttatttcttgttcatATCTTTGCTTTTGTACTGCAGTGGATGATGGCCCCTTCCTCCCAGTgacaccccccagcccccttcacTCTTCACATGCAGCAATTCTTTTCACAAACTCGCCTCAGAGGCCTGAGCCTCCTGCCCTAGAGGAGTAG
- the KCTD17 gene encoding BTB/POZ domain-containing protein KCTD17 isoform X7 — protein MRMEVGEEKQGAVGLDCTWDIPPPTGTQAKWVRLNVGGTVFLTTRQTLCREQKSFLCRLCQGEELQSDRDETGAYLIDRDPTYFGPILNFLRHGKLVLDKDMAEEGVLEEAEFYNIGPLIRIIKDRLEEKDYTVTQVPPKHVYRVLQCQEEELTQMVSTMSDGWCFEQLVNIGSSYNYGNEDQTEFLCVVSKELYNSPSGLSSEPSHKAKLLQARGLRM, from the exons ATGAGGATGGAGGTCGGAGAGGAGAAGCAGGGTGCTGTAGGGCTAGACTGTACCTGGGACATTCCACCACCTACTGGCACCCAGGCCAAGTGGGTGAGGCTCAATGTGGGGGGCACCGTCTTCCTCACCACCAGGCAGACCCTGTGTCGGGAGCAGAAATCTTTCCTGTGTCGCTTGTGCCAGGGCGAGGAGCTGCAGTCGGACCGG GATGAGACTGGTGCATACCTAATAGACCGGGACCCCACTTACTTTGGACCCATCCTGAATTTCCTCCGTCATGGGAAACTGGTCCTGGATAAAGATATGGCTGAAGAGG GGGTCCTAGAAGAAGCTGAGTTCTATAACATTGGTCCTTTAATCCGAATAATCAAGGATCGACTGGAGGAGAAGGACTACACAGTAACTCAG GTGCCTCCTAAGCATGTCTACCGTGTGCTGCAGTGCCAGGAAGAGGAGCTCACTCAGATGGTTTCCACTATGTCAGATGGATGGTGCTTTGAGCAG CTTGTGAACATTGGCTCATCCTATAACTATGGGAATGAGGATCAAACAGAGTTCCTGTGCGTGGTCTCCAAAGAGCTGTACAACTCCCCCAGTGGCCTGAGCTCTGAGCCCAGCCACAAAGCCAAG CTGTTACAAGCCAGAGGTCTGAGGATGTGA
- the KCTD17 gene encoding BTB/POZ domain-containing protein KCTD17 isoform X3, which translates to MRMEVGEEKQGAVGLDCTWDIPPPTGTQAKWVRLNVGGTVFLTTRQTLCREQKSFLCRLCQGEELQSDRDETGAYLIDRDPTYFGPILNFLRHGKLVLDKDMAEEGVLEEAEFYNIGPLIRIIKDRLEEKDYTVTQVPPKHVYRVLQCQEEELTQMVSTMSDGWCFEQLVNIGSSYNYGNEDQTEFLCVVSKELYNSPSGLSSEPSHKAKKELPWLILQVSPLFLPFVLHAGPQSTEEDLEEEEQDVEEEAEAEAEAEEKGMLPVCTLSSRQPELCMSDSLPSCGCYKPEV; encoded by the exons ATGAGGATGGAGGTCGGAGAGGAGAAGCAGGGTGCTGTAGGGCTAGACTGTACCTGGGACATTCCACCACCTACTGGCACCCAGGCCAAGTGGGTGAGGCTCAATGTGGGGGGCACCGTCTTCCTCACCACCAGGCAGACCCTGTGTCGGGAGCAGAAATCTTTCCTGTGTCGCTTGTGCCAGGGCGAGGAGCTGCAGTCGGACCGG GATGAGACTGGTGCATACCTAATAGACCGGGACCCCACTTACTTTGGACCCATCCTGAATTTCCTCCGTCATGGGAAACTGGTCCTGGATAAAGATATGGCTGAAGAGG GGGTCCTAGAAGAAGCTGAGTTCTATAACATTGGTCCTTTAATCCGAATAATCAAGGATCGACTGGAGGAGAAGGACTACACAGTAACTCAG GTGCCTCCTAAGCATGTCTACCGTGTGCTGCAGTGCCAGGAAGAGGAGCTCACTCAGATGGTTTCCACTATGTCAGATGGATGGTGCTTTGAGCAG CTTGTGAACATTGGCTCATCCTATAACTATGGGAATGAGGATCAAACAGAGTTCCTGTGCGTGGTCTCCAAAGAGCTGTACAACTCCCCCAGTGGCCTGAGCTCTGAGCCCAGCCACAAAGCCAAG AAAGAACTGCCATGGCTCATCTTGCAAGTATCTCcactctttcttccctttgtcCTGCATGCTGGGCCACAGAGCACAGAGGAGGacctggaggaggaagagcaggatgtggaggaggaggcagaggcagaagcagaagcagaggagaaag gtATGTTACCTGTCTGCACTCTCAGCTCCCGCCAGCCTGAGCTCTGCATGAGTGACTCACTTCCCTCTTGTGG CTGTTACAAGCCAGAGGTCTGA
- the KCTD17 gene encoding BTB/POZ domain-containing protein KCTD17 isoform X4: MRMEVGEEKQGAVGLDCTWDIPPPTGTQAKWVRLNVGGTVFLTTRQTLCREQKSFLCRLCQGEELQSDRDETGAYLIDRDPTYFGPILNFLRHGKLVLDKDMAEEGVLEEAEFYNIGPLIRIIKDRLEEKDYTVTQVPPKHVYRVLQCQEEELTQMVSTMSDGWCFEQLVNIGSSYNYGNEDQTEFLCVVSKELYNSPSGLSSEPSHKAKSTEEDLEEEEQDVEEEAEAEAEAEEKGMLPVCTLSSRQPELCMSDSLPSCGCYKPEV; the protein is encoded by the exons ATGAGGATGGAGGTCGGAGAGGAGAAGCAGGGTGCTGTAGGGCTAGACTGTACCTGGGACATTCCACCACCTACTGGCACCCAGGCCAAGTGGGTGAGGCTCAATGTGGGGGGCACCGTCTTCCTCACCACCAGGCAGACCCTGTGTCGGGAGCAGAAATCTTTCCTGTGTCGCTTGTGCCAGGGCGAGGAGCTGCAGTCGGACCGG GATGAGACTGGTGCATACCTAATAGACCGGGACCCCACTTACTTTGGACCCATCCTGAATTTCCTCCGTCATGGGAAACTGGTCCTGGATAAAGATATGGCTGAAGAGG GGGTCCTAGAAGAAGCTGAGTTCTATAACATTGGTCCTTTAATCCGAATAATCAAGGATCGACTGGAGGAGAAGGACTACACAGTAACTCAG GTGCCTCCTAAGCATGTCTACCGTGTGCTGCAGTGCCAGGAAGAGGAGCTCACTCAGATGGTTTCCACTATGTCAGATGGATGGTGCTTTGAGCAG CTTGTGAACATTGGCTCATCCTATAACTATGGGAATGAGGATCAAACAGAGTTCCTGTGCGTGGTCTCCAAAGAGCTGTACAACTCCCCCAGTGGCCTGAGCTCTGAGCCCAGCCACAAAGCCAAG AGCACAGAGGAGGacctggaggaggaagagcaggatgtggaggaggaggcagaggcagaagcagaagcagaggagaaag gtATGTTACCTGTCTGCACTCTCAGCTCCCGCCAGCCTGAGCTCTGCATGAGTGACTCACTTCCCTCTTGTGG CTGTTACAAGCCAGAGGTCTGA
- the KCTD17 gene encoding BTB/POZ domain-containing protein KCTD17 isoform X6 yields the protein MRMEVGEEKQGAVGLDCTWDIPPPTGTQAKWVRLNVGGTVFLTTRQTLCREQKSFLCRLCQGEELQSDRDETGAYLIDRDPTYFGPILNFLRHGKLVLDKDMAEEGVLEEAEFYNIGPLIRIIKDRLEEKDYTVTQVPPKHVYRVLQCQEEELTQMVSTMSDGWCFEQLVNIGSSYNYGNEDQTEFLCVVSKELYNSPSGLSSEPSHKAKVCYLSALSAPASLSSA from the exons ATGAGGATGGAGGTCGGAGAGGAGAAGCAGGGTGCTGTAGGGCTAGACTGTACCTGGGACATTCCACCACCTACTGGCACCCAGGCCAAGTGGGTGAGGCTCAATGTGGGGGGCACCGTCTTCCTCACCACCAGGCAGACCCTGTGTCGGGAGCAGAAATCTTTCCTGTGTCGCTTGTGCCAGGGCGAGGAGCTGCAGTCGGACCGG GATGAGACTGGTGCATACCTAATAGACCGGGACCCCACTTACTTTGGACCCATCCTGAATTTCCTCCGTCATGGGAAACTGGTCCTGGATAAAGATATGGCTGAAGAGG GGGTCCTAGAAGAAGCTGAGTTCTATAACATTGGTCCTTTAATCCGAATAATCAAGGATCGACTGGAGGAGAAGGACTACACAGTAACTCAG GTGCCTCCTAAGCATGTCTACCGTGTGCTGCAGTGCCAGGAAGAGGAGCTCACTCAGATGGTTTCCACTATGTCAGATGGATGGTGCTTTGAGCAG CTTGTGAACATTGGCTCATCCTATAACTATGGGAATGAGGATCAAACAGAGTTCCTGTGCGTGGTCTCCAAAGAGCTGTACAACTCCCCCAGTGGCCTGAGCTCTGAGCCCAGCCACAAAGCCAAG gtATGTTACCTGTCTGCACTCTCAGCTCCCGCCAGCCTGAGCTCTGCATGA
- the KCTD17 gene encoding BTB/POZ domain-containing protein KCTD17 isoform X5 produces the protein MRMEVGEEKQGAVGLDCTWDIPPPTGTQAKWVRLNVGGTVFLTTRQTLCREQKSFLCRLCQGEELQSDRDETGAYLIDRDPTYFGPILNFLRHGKLVLDKDMAEEGVLEEAEFYNIGPLIRIIKDRLEEKDYTVTQVPPKHVYRVLQCQEEELTQMVSTMSDGWCFEQLVNIGSSYNYGNEDQTEFLCVVSKELYNSPSGLSSEPSHKAKKELPWLILQVSPLFLPFVLHAGPQSTEEDLEEEEQDVEEEAEAEAEAEEKGAATP, from the exons ATGAGGATGGAGGTCGGAGAGGAGAAGCAGGGTGCTGTAGGGCTAGACTGTACCTGGGACATTCCACCACCTACTGGCACCCAGGCCAAGTGGGTGAGGCTCAATGTGGGGGGCACCGTCTTCCTCACCACCAGGCAGACCCTGTGTCGGGAGCAGAAATCTTTCCTGTGTCGCTTGTGCCAGGGCGAGGAGCTGCAGTCGGACCGG GATGAGACTGGTGCATACCTAATAGACCGGGACCCCACTTACTTTGGACCCATCCTGAATTTCCTCCGTCATGGGAAACTGGTCCTGGATAAAGATATGGCTGAAGAGG GGGTCCTAGAAGAAGCTGAGTTCTATAACATTGGTCCTTTAATCCGAATAATCAAGGATCGACTGGAGGAGAAGGACTACACAGTAACTCAG GTGCCTCCTAAGCATGTCTACCGTGTGCTGCAGTGCCAGGAAGAGGAGCTCACTCAGATGGTTTCCACTATGTCAGATGGATGGTGCTTTGAGCAG CTTGTGAACATTGGCTCATCCTATAACTATGGGAATGAGGATCAAACAGAGTTCCTGTGCGTGGTCTCCAAAGAGCTGTACAACTCCCCCAGTGGCCTGAGCTCTGAGCCCAGCCACAAAGCCAAG AAAGAACTGCCATGGCTCATCTTGCAAGTATCTCcactctttcttccctttgtcCTGCATGCTGGGCCACAGAGCACAGAGGAGGacctggaggaggaagagcaggatgtggaggaggaggcagaggcagaagcagaagcagaggagaaaggtgCAGCAACTCCTTGa